In Helianthus annuus cultivar XRQ/B chromosome 8, HanXRQr2.0-SUNRISE, whole genome shotgun sequence, a single genomic region encodes these proteins:
- the LOC110869941 gene encoding uncharacterized protein LOC110869941 has protein sequence MAMEALSSMLCKTRSDKLIKGIQTPNNSPVLSHFFYADDALLLGDWEMDNLKNVARVLRIFYLCSGLKINLQKSNIYGLGVESGEVSDMAKVIGCKMDSIPLTYLGIMVGANMNKINNWTPIIEVFNKRLSTWKAKTLSIGGGLR, from the coding sequence ATGGCTATGGAAGCCCTGTCGAGCATGTTGTGCAAAACGAGGAGTGATAAGCTTATCAAAGGAATTCAAACTCCTAATAACAGTCCGGTTTTATCTCACTTTTTTTATGCTGATGATGCTCTCTTACTTGGGGATTGGGAGATGGATAATTTGAAGAACGTGGCGAGAGTTTTAAGAATATTTTATCTTTGTTCGGGTCTGAAAATCAATCTTCAAAAATCTAACATATACGGGTTAGGGGTTGAGAGCGGGGAAGTGTCTGATATGGCTAAAGTGATTGGGTGTAAAATGGATTCGATCCCGCTCACTTACTTGGGGATTATGGTGGGGGCTAACATGAACAAAATTAACAACTGGACTCCTATAATCGAGGTTTTTAATAAAAGGTTGTCGACTTGGAAAGCTAAAACATTGTCGATAGGGGGAGGCTTACGTTAA
- the LOC110869940 gene encoding uncharacterized protein LOC110869940, with translation MSLPAGSIRAWNELAELFMQKYFPSEKTTKLRNRIVTFRQDEGESLHVAWERFKDLLLDVPHHGFSKRQLVLMFYQGLNYDTRERLDVNAGGDLGTKTPNEAYAIIEKAALNSSSRREGVRGRASSSSRPGVHAVDDYTAITAQISALSAKFDKSQMAAQASSGCDQRGVSHELIACFQGVVYEGQEEVDFVSNQVRPQNNPYNNTYNPGWRNHPNFGWRANVGNQKPLGFAQRAPAPQQAHGQQFQPYNQPFQPRPYSYQNQGAGSSSQQQAPQSSSKLEEMMAQLLSSSTSANQLAEKQYQQSEDRFLSHEGEMRSQKASIQNIENQVGQLAKMMSGRPPGGLPGNTEPNPRGHVNAVMTRIGKTTGPNISDSPPITEAVPTDTPDEQLHINIPFVEALAQMPKNAKFLKDILSNKQKLEDMSCVVMNKSCSTILQNGLPTKMGDPAVSRFLA, from the exons atgtcacttccagCTGGGTCTATCAGGGCCTGGAATGAGCTGGCAGAGTTATTCATGCAAAAATACTTTCCGTCTGAGAAAACAACCAAGCTGAGAAACCGGATTGTGACTTTTCGCCAAGATGAGGGAGAGTCATTGCACGTGGCCTGGGAGCGATTTAAGGATTTGTTACTTGATGTTCCACACCATGGCTTCTCCAAAAGACAATTGGTTCTGATGTTCTACCAAGGGTTGAATTACGACACGCGGGAGAGATTAGATGTGAATGCAGGAGGCGATCTAGGAACGAAGACGCCAAACGAAGCCTATGCTATCATAGAAAAAGCTGCGTTAAATTCTAGCTCACGTCGAGAAGGAGTGAGAGGCCGGGCATCATCCTCATCTCGCCCAGGAGTTCACGCTGTGGACGACTACACagccattactgcacaaatctcggctcttTCGGCGAAGTTTGATAAATCACAGATGGCTGCACAAGCTAGTTCAGGATGTGACCAGcgcggagtgtcacacgagcttATTGCATGCTTTCAGGGAGTTGTGTATGAGGGCCAAGAAGAAGTGGATTTTGTGAGTAACCAGgtgaggccgcagaacaacccgtacaaCAATACATACAACCCGGGTTGgaggaatcacccaaattttgggtggcgagcgaatgTGGGTAATCAGAAACCACTAGGATTTGCCCAGCGCGCTCCAGCGCCGCAGCAGGCTCACGGTCAGCAATTCCAGCCTTACAACCAACCTTTCCAGCCACGTCCATACTCATATCAGAATCAGGGCGCCGGGAGTAGTTCCCAGCAGCAAGCCCCTCAGTCAAGTTCTAAGCTGGAGGAAATGATGGCTCAACTCCTTAGCAGCTCCACAAGTGCCAATCAATTAGCTGAAAAACAATAtcaacaaagcgaagatcgttttctatCCCATGAAGGAGAAATGCGGAGTCAAAAAGcttcgattcagaatatcgagaaccaggttggtcagctggcgaAGATGATGTCGGGGAGACCCCCAGGTGGTCTTCCAGGCAATACAGAGCCAAATCCGCGAGGGCACGTAAATGCGGTCATGACCAGGATTGGCAAGACTACCGGACCCAACATATCGGACTCACcaccgatcactgaagcggttCCGACTGatacaccggacgag CAACTGCACATAAacataccgtttgttgaagccttggcccagatgccgaAGAATGCAAAGTTCTTAAAGGACATCCTCTCTAATAAGCAGAAACTTGAGGATATGTCCTGTGTGGTAATGAACAAAAGCTGCTCTACCATTCTGCAAAATGGTCTGCCCACAAAGATGGGAGATCCTGCAGTTTCACGCTTCCTTGCCTGA